One stretch of Saccharopolyspora erythraea DNA includes these proteins:
- a CDS encoding ABC transporter ATP-binding protein — translation MAEVAYVNASRVYPGSPPVRAVDELGLDVADGEFLVLVGPSGSGKSTALRMLAGLEDVDEGSITIGGNDVTHTPPKARDIAMVFQSYALYPHMTVAENMGFALKLRKTPKQQIREKVTEAAKMLDLEKYLDRKPKALSGGQRQRVAMGRAIVREPSVFLMDEPLSNLDAKLRVETRANIAALQKRLGTTTIYVTHDQVEAMTMGHRVAVLKDGLLQQCASPRELYENPANAFVAGFIGSPAMNLKTVPLSGEGAVLDGHTIPVPRGATDGLDKVTFGVRPEALELTSSSEDGLDMTVELVEELGADALVHGTIDVGGSPERFVVRTDGRTPPALGQRVRVALRDAGEVHLFHPETGARLAA, via the coding sequence ATGGCTGAGGTTGCATACGTCAACGCGTCGCGGGTGTACCCCGGTAGCCCGCCGGTCCGAGCCGTCGACGAGCTCGGCCTCGACGTCGCCGACGGCGAGTTCCTGGTCCTGGTGGGGCCGTCCGGTTCGGGCAAGTCGACCGCGTTGCGGATGCTGGCCGGGCTGGAGGACGTCGACGAGGGCTCGATCACCATCGGCGGCAACGACGTCACCCACACCCCGCCGAAGGCGCGCGACATCGCCATGGTGTTCCAGTCCTACGCGCTGTACCCGCACATGACGGTGGCCGAGAACATGGGTTTCGCGCTCAAGCTGCGCAAGACGCCCAAGCAGCAGATCCGCGAGAAGGTCACCGAGGCCGCCAAGATGCTGGATCTGGAGAAGTACCTCGACCGCAAGCCCAAGGCGCTGTCCGGTGGCCAGCGCCAGCGGGTCGCGATGGGCCGGGCGATCGTGCGCGAGCCCAGCGTGTTCCTGATGGACGAGCCGCTGTCCAACCTGGATGCCAAGCTGCGGGTGGAGACCCGCGCCAACATCGCCGCGCTGCAGAAGCGGCTGGGCACCACGACCATCTACGTCACCCACGACCAGGTCGAGGCCATGACGATGGGCCACCGCGTGGCGGTGCTCAAGGACGGCCTGCTCCAGCAGTGCGCCTCGCCGCGCGAGCTGTACGAGAACCCGGCCAACGCCTTCGTGGCGGGCTTCATCGGCTCGCCGGCGATGAACCTCAAGACGGTGCCGCTCAGCGGTGAGGGAGCCGTGCTCGACGGGCACACCATCCCCGTCCCGCGGGGTGCGACCGACGGCCTGGACAAGGTGACCTTCGGGGTGCGGCCGGAGGCGCTGGAGCTGACCTCGTCGTCCGAGGACGGCCTGGACATGACCGTCGAGCTGGTCGAGGAGCTCGGCGCGGACGCCCTGGTGCACGGCACGATCGACGTCGGCGGCAGCCCGGAGCGCTTCGTCGTGCGCACCGACGGCCGCACGCCGCCCGCGC
- a CDS encoding LacI family DNA-binding transcriptional regulator: MARSTNARRPATLASLAAELGVSRTTVSNAYNRPDQLSPELRKRVLDTARRLGYPGPDPVARSLRTRKAGAVGLLLTENLSYAFRDPGAISFLEGLSLACEDAGHGLLLIPASPEREDVASVHRAGVDGFVVYSVPEDDPHLAAVLERPVPVVVCDQPRLDNLDWVGPDDARAIKSMADHLIQLGHRRIGVSCMRLARGRNDGLASVQRQANASFHVQKSRLTALAESFSEAGVDWAKVPVVERFDHTAASGASAARQLLDLDPDITAIVCTSDILALGALNEARSRGLRVPEDLTVTGFDGIADAERAGLTTVRQPVLEKGRAAGRLLLETSEPGRPREVLLETQLITGTTAAPPRSREERWFGP; encoded by the coding sequence ATGGCGCGGTCAACGAATGCCCGGCGGCCTGCGACGCTCGCTTCGCTCGCGGCGGAGCTGGGTGTCTCCAGGACTACGGTGTCGAATGCGTACAACCGTCCCGACCAGCTCTCCCCGGAGCTGCGCAAGCGGGTCCTCGACACTGCTCGCAGGCTGGGCTACCCCGGCCCGGACCCGGTCGCGCGGTCGCTGCGGACCCGGAAGGCGGGTGCGGTCGGACTGCTGCTGACCGAGAACCTTTCCTACGCCTTCCGCGACCCGGGCGCAATCAGCTTCCTGGAAGGTCTGTCGCTCGCGTGCGAGGACGCCGGCCACGGCCTGCTGCTGATCCCGGCGAGCCCGGAACGCGAGGACGTCGCCTCCGTGCACCGCGCGGGCGTGGACGGCTTCGTCGTGTACTCGGTGCCCGAGGACGACCCGCACCTGGCCGCGGTGCTGGAGCGCCCGGTGCCGGTGGTGGTCTGCGACCAGCCGCGGCTCGACAACCTGGACTGGGTCGGCCCGGACGACGCCCGCGCCATCAAGAGCATGGCCGACCACCTGATCCAGCTCGGCCACCGCCGCATCGGCGTCTCCTGCATGCGCCTGGCCCGGGGCCGCAACGACGGCCTGGCCTCGGTGCAGCGGCAGGCCAACGCCAGCTTCCACGTGCAGAAGTCCCGGCTCACCGCGCTCGCGGAATCCTTCAGCGAGGCAGGCGTGGACTGGGCGAAGGTCCCAGTCGTGGAGCGTTTCGACCACACCGCGGCCTCCGGCGCCTCGGCGGCCCGGCAGCTGCTGGACCTCGACCCGGACATCACCGCGATCGTGTGCACCTCCGACATCCTCGCGCTCGGGGCGCTCAACGAGGCCAGGAGCCGGGGACTGCGGGTGCCGGAAGACCTCACCGTCACCGGTTTCGACGGCATCGCAGACGCCGAGCGCGCGGGCCTGACCACGGTGCGCCAGCCGGTGCTGGAGAAGGGCCGCGCCGCCGGACGGCTGCTGCTGGAGACCAGCGAGCCGGGCAGGCCGCGCGAGGTGCTGCTGGAGACCCAGCTCATCACCGGCACGACGGCCGCGCCGCCGCGTTCCCGGGAGGAGCGCTGGTTCGGCCCGTAG